In Candidatus Amarolinea dominans, one genomic interval encodes:
- a CDS encoding DUF2344 domain-containing protein, producing the protein MGTSTWRVWERVLRRRVPVAYTKGFNPQLRIQFASALPVGCRGRAAGRFVAE; encoded by the coding sequence TTGGGCACCTCGACCTGGCGCGTGTGGGAGCGGGTGCTGCGACGCCGCGTGCCGGTGGCGTACACGAAGGGCTTCAATCCGCAACTGCGCATTCAGTTTGCCTCGGCGCTGCCGGTGGGCTGCCGTGGTCGCGCAGCTGGCCGATTTGTGGCTGAATGA
- a CDS encoding cold shock domain-containing protein translates to MHEYRDRTSECQRCGIPFIWTAGELPRAASNRRDGCARPARNCCPRSGRERGLVKWYNLRRGYGFISRSTGEDLFFHRDALPADAGAIEPNLLLEYGIEHTPGTAGEPDQGVDVKVS, encoded by the coding sequence ATGCACGAATACCGAGATCGCACCAGCGAATGTCAACGCTGCGGCATCCCCTTCATTTGGACGGCCGGCGAGCTGCCGCGGGCGGCATCGAACCGACGCGACGGCTGTGCCCGGCCTGCGCGCAACTGCTGCCCGCGGTCAGGCCGCGAGCGCGGCCTGGTCAAATGGTACAACTTGCGCCGCGGCTATGGCTTCATCAGCCGCTCCACGGGCGAGGACCTCTTCTTTCATCGCGACGCCCTGCCCGCGGACGCCGGCGCGATCGAACCGAACTTACTGCTCGAATACGGCATCGAGCACACGCCAGGGACCGCAGGCGAACCAGATCAGGGTGTTGACGTGAAGGTGTCTTAA
- a CDS encoding GAF domain-containing protein, with protein MLALLRPGVMFSGREQRWLRRVGVLLAHEQNAHRLRLLMRIMEQANRKENPIDLYSFLLDELQRFIKYDHSAAVIVLDRENNRLIVRRELVQPAVEAWRLPSPACHQPGTGPRTTPGRDTQRAGQTHRISARQRRRSLAGRNGILAGAGPGLRRTALAAGRQGSSGGGANPGGAGCTLLAGGWHPRRAPGPQRHGVGLLKLSTLRCGPLRLPTADAQVVQQFADRLALTLYQSDLYYRRQLEMDAVREIGQTTTHPVSLETVCQTTLEAALKTLHLTVGQVQTRLRLVHEQPVQAGSTHARETVTQALADLERGVWSSGVAGLHNNLPPPAAAPAGSRVMRAALIVPIQYEHAVIGLISVQSSLAERFRPTDQTFLQTVAHEAALARRPLSCTNRCGSRRKSARSAWPSCTS; from the coding sequence GTGCTGGCGCTGCTGCGGCCTGGCGTCATGTTCTCCGGCCGCGAACAGCGCTGGCTGCGGCGGGTTGGCGTTCTGCTGGCGCATGAACAGAATGCGCACCGCCTGCGTTTGCTGATGCGCATCATGGAACAGGCCAACCGCAAAGAGAACCCGATTGACCTCTATAGCTTCTTGCTGGATGAACTGCAGCGCTTCATTAAATACGATCACAGCGCCGCCGTGATCGTCCTCGACCGTGAGAATAACCGCCTGATCGTGCGCCGGGAATTGGTGCAGCCCGCGGTGGAAGCGTGGCGCCTGCCCTCTCCCGCGTGCCATCAACCTGGAACCGGGCCTCGCACAACGCCTGGCCGGGATACACAGCGCGCCGGTCAGACCCATCGAATATCAGCGCGCCAGCGCCGGCGATCCCTGGCAGGGCGAAACGGCATCCTGGCTGGCGCAGGCCCTGGCCTACGGAGAACTGCCCTGGCGGCCGGAAGGCAAGGATCATCCGGCGGAGGCGCAAACCCCGGTGGCGCCGGTTGCACCCTGCTCGCCGGAGGGTGGCATCCTCGCCGTGCCCCTGGTCCACAACGACACGGTGTGGGGTTGCTCAAGCTGTCAACGCTGCGCTGCGGACCGCTGCGTCTGCCCACAGCCGACGCGCAGGTCGTGCAGCAGTTCGCCGATCGCCTGGCCCTGACGCTCTATCAGTCCGATCTCTACTACCGCCGCCAGCTTGAGATGGATGCGGTGCGTGAGATCGGCCAGACCACCACCCACCCGGTTTCGCTGGAAACCGTCTGCCAGACCACGCTTGAGGCCGCGCTGAAAACCTTGCATCTGACTGTGGGTCAGGTGCAGACGCGCCTGCGCCTGGTGCATGAGCAGCCGGTGCAGGCGGGCAGTACCCATGCGCGGGAGACCGTCACCCAGGCGCTGGCAGACCTGGAACGCGGCGTGTGGAGCAGCGGGGTCGCCGGCCTGCATAACAACCTGCCGCCGCCGGCCGCTGCGCCCGCGGGCAGCCGCGTCATGCGCGCCGCGCTGATCGTGCCCATCCAGTATGAGCACGCCGTCATCGGCCTGATCAGCGTGCAGTCGTCGCTGGCCGAGCGCTTTCGTCCGACCGACCAGACCTTTTTGCAGACCGTCGCGCACGAGGCCGCGCTGGCGCGAAGACCGCTGAGTTGTACGAACAGGTGCGGCAGCAGGCGGAAGAGCGCAAGGAGCGCCTGGCCCTCTTGCACGAGCTGA
- a CDS encoding GAF domain-containing protein has product MYEQVRQQAEERKERLALLHELSRSLNRELDLQTVLHHAVVTSRARLRAETASIFLLKDGVLRRQDSDGQDDGLFPDEIYRVGEGLTGLASCAQPPVHPDNCPCHAQGGQPPAASRDPHDLTAEANQERGTRFGQAVACNQVNDCPLVIEAHRRRYRDILRSGQAQHLIAVPLDDAYHTFGVLRVLNKLTPEGALDQAGFSDDDRDLLSTIASQVATAISNLRQTQRLTSIFEVNELLSRTPDRQQIGDRIAQIMTGPALSYSDCTLHLLEGDRLILIPAHG; this is encoded by the coding sequence TTGTACGAACAGGTGCGGCAGCAGGCGGAAGAGCGCAAGGAGCGCCTGGCCCTCTTGCACGAGCTGAGCCGGTCGCTCAATCGCGAGCTTGACCTGCAGACCGTCCTGCACCACGCCGTGGTCACCTCACGGGCGCGGTTGCGGGCTGAAACAGCTTCGATCTTCCTGCTCAAGGACGGCGTCCTGCGCCGCCAGGACAGCGATGGCCAGGATGACGGCCTGTTTCCAGACGAAATCTACCGCGTGGGTGAAGGGCTGACCGGCCTGGCGAGCTGCGCCCAGCCGCCTGTGCATCCGGACAATTGCCCTTGCCATGCCCAGGGCGGTCAGCCGCCGGCGGCCAGCCGCGATCCACATGACCTGACTGCCGAGGCCAACCAGGAGCGTGGGACACGTTTTGGCCAGGCCGTGGCCTGCAATCAGGTGAACGACTGCCCGCTGGTGATCGAGGCGCATCGCCGGCGCTATCGCGACATCTTGCGCAGCGGCCAGGCGCAGCACTTGATCGCTGTGCCGCTGGATGACGCCTACCACACCTTTGGCGTGCTGCGTGTGCTCAACAAACTGACGCCAGAGGGCGCGCTGGACCAGGCCGGCTTCAGCGATGATGATCGCGACCTGCTCTCCACCATTGCCAGCCAGGTGGCGACCGCCATTTCCAACCTGCGCCAGACCCAGCGCCTGACTAGCATCTTCGAGGTCAACGAACTGCTCAGCCGCACCCCGGACCGCCAGCAGATTGGCGACCGCATCGCGCAGATCATGACCGGCCCGGCATTGAGCTACAGCGATTGCACCCTGCACCTGTTGGAGGGCGACCGCCTCATCCTGATCCCGGCGCACGGGTGA